TGGTTCTGAATTAGAAAAGGTCGATTAGAAGTTCTCACGACGAAATCGAAAATTTGTTTTGTAGGGGCAAATAGGGTAGGTAAGTCTTCCTTGTTATCTTTACTCCAAGGGAGAGATGTTTCAACCAAGACGGAGCCAACCGTTGGGCTAGAAATAGAGAATTCAATTTTAAATGGGAAAAAAGTTAATGTTTGGGACTTTGGTGGGCAGGAACGCTATAGATTTATGTGGCAAGATTTCTTAAAAGGCACAGCATTAACTGTTTTAATATGTGATTCCACAGAAAAGAACTTAGACCAGACTAAAGAAATTTGTAATAAATTTTCTCGACGCTTAGGAGCTAAAATTATTGCTATCGCCAATAAACAAGATTTACCCGGAGCTTTAAGTGCCGAACAGATACAGAAAAAGTTGGGCATAACTACATATGGAATGTCAGCAATAAGGGTTGATTTACGAGGGAGGATGCGTCGTATTTTAGAGTATGAAATGAATTCAAACGAATAAAAGTTTTTTACTACATTCTCCCTATTAAGTGCGCTAAGCGAACACACTCTGGTAGTTTAGAATCAATACAGACTTTTTTTAGAAGTAATTCCACTTCATTAATTTCAATACCTTTTG
The Candidatus Nealsonbacteria bacterium genome window above contains:
- a CDS encoding GTP-binding protein; amino-acid sequence: MRKGRLEVLTTKSKICFVGANRVGKSSLLSLLQGRDVSTKTEPTVGLEIENSILNGKKVNVWDFGGQERYRFMWQDFLKGTALTVLICDSTEKNLDQTKEICNKFSRRLGAKIIAIANKQDLPGALSAEQIQKKLGITTYGMSAIRVDLRGRMRRILEYEMNSNE